A single window of Sulfitobacter sp. JL08 DNA harbors:
- a CDS encoding recombinase family protein → MIIGYARTSTTDQKAGLEAQLRDLKAAGCEKVFTEEVSSVDVVARVQLKAALEFAREGDVVVVTKLDRLARSVAHLLQIIEDMENAGVSLRILDLAIDTATPTGRLMLTMIGGIAQFEREIMLERQREGIAKAKAAGKYLGRKPTARAKTKEIKALSAQGVKPMEIAKQLGIGKSSVYRILEEA, encoded by the coding sequence ATGATCATCGGTTACGCACGGACCTCTACCACAGACCAGAAGGCAGGGCTTGAAGCACAACTCAGGGACTTGAAGGCGGCTGGCTGTGAGAAGGTATTCACGGAGGAGGTGTCGTCTGTCGATGTTGTGGCAAGGGTGCAGCTTAAGGCAGCCCTTGAGTTTGCTCGTGAAGGGGATGTTGTGGTGGTCACGAAGTTGGACCGCTTGGCCCGTTCGGTGGCGCACCTGTTGCAGATTATCGAAGACATGGAGAACGCTGGGGTGTCCCTTCGCATCCTTGATCTGGCCATTGATACGGCAACCCCAACAGGGCGCCTCATGCTTACCATGATCGGAGGCATCGCACAGTTCGAACGCGAGATTATGCTGGAACGGCAGCGGGAAGGCATAGCCAAGGCCAAGGCGGCTGGGAAGTATCTCGGACGCAAGCCCACAGCGCGGGCCAAGACGAAAGAGATTAAGGCGCTGTCAGCCCAAGGGGTGAAGCCGATGGAGATTGCCAAGCAGCTTGGGATTGGGAAGTCTTCTGTGTACCGCATTCTTGAGGAAGCGTGA
- a CDS encoding cytochrome-c peroxidase, producing the protein MKSLWPLSYRSSSAVFAVLALAATATLSILLLTYFLILRPMIALQNERQSFVQASMICAQAKQNISTSEELRGKVPDHYWGMLSRSLEVTELPCRNYQILRERLLSKGVSEHKLNELNLLASSENKFSNIDYNVGLPLNAEDQLRKAIRIFGLTALPIKKFEENPKYRLGQALFYDPIISGRIDRSCATCHQDTHATADGLSVENRASVSDQEFAEEIPERNVPDLWNRDHNSFANMLWDGRLEMIDPATREFRVPEDISTDGYENLMAVQSVLPLVKPVEMLGDPKIAIRNSKKGLPDSLTANLDLEEGLKPQEILDSIISRLVGDTGDNLYEWQKDYRNLFKAAYGLSDTGELNASHIGNALAHFIELTFQSRETPWDSYLKGNSLEISKEAKQGAVLFYGLGRCAVCHSGDLFSDFSFHAIGVPQPNQEKDLGRFYASGDPKDRYKFRTPPLRNVTLTAPFFHNGYSESLTDAIVQHLSPYRQAKAYTKTGSHLMHKGEIEAISPLVGTPNYVTETQVKLIVEFLFTLEDKTAGSLSSEPDSVPSGFFVNSGDE; encoded by the coding sequence ATGAAATCACTTTGGCCACTTAGCTACCGCAGCAGCTCGGCAGTCTTCGCCGTATTGGCGCTCGCGGCAACTGCAACTCTTTCTATCCTTTTGCTAACTTACTTTCTGATTTTGCGACCTATGATCGCTCTGCAAAACGAAAGACAAAGCTTTGTGCAAGCTTCCATGATCTGCGCTCAGGCCAAACAGAATATTAGCACTTCTGAAGAGCTTCGAGGCAAGGTGCCAGATCACTATTGGGGTATGCTTTCGCGGTCGTTAGAGGTGACCGAGTTGCCCTGTAGAAATTACCAGATCTTGAGAGAACGACTTCTGTCCAAAGGTGTTTCTGAGCACAAACTAAATGAGCTGAATTTGCTTGCTTCATCCGAGAACAAATTTTCAAACATCGACTACAATGTGGGCCTTCCTCTCAACGCTGAGGACCAGCTAAGAAAGGCTATTCGGATTTTCGGACTGACTGCGCTTCCAATTAAAAAGTTCGAAGAAAATCCCAAGTACCGCCTTGGACAAGCGCTTTTTTATGACCCGATTATTAGCGGCAGGATCGACCGATCATGCGCAACCTGCCATCAAGACACCCACGCAACCGCTGACGGACTAAGTGTAGAGAACAGAGCTTCAGTTTCGGATCAAGAGTTCGCCGAAGAGATTCCAGAGCGCAATGTTCCAGATCTATGGAACCGGGACCACAACTCTTTCGCCAATATGCTCTGGGATGGGCGATTGGAAATGATTGACCCAGCCACTCGTGAGTTTCGAGTTCCGGAAGACATCTCTACAGACGGTTATGAAAATCTAATGGCCGTTCAATCAGTGCTCCCACTGGTGAAGCCAGTTGAAATGCTTGGCGACCCAAAAATAGCAATACGGAATTCGAAGAAAGGACTTCCAGATAGTCTAACCGCAAACTTAGATTTGGAAGAAGGACTAAAGCCGCAGGAGATTTTAGACAGCATAATTTCCAGGCTCGTCGGAGATACTGGAGACAATCTTTATGAATGGCAGAAAGATTACCGCAATTTATTCAAAGCAGCGTATGGCCTGTCAGATACTGGCGAGCTCAATGCATCTCATATTGGCAATGCGCTTGCACATTTTATCGAGTTGACGTTTCAGAGCAGAGAGACTCCGTGGGATAGCTATTTGAAAGGTAATAGCTTGGAGATTTCTAAGGAAGCTAAACAAGGCGCCGTTCTATTCTACGGACTTGGACGCTGTGCTGTTTGTCATTCGGGTGACCTTTTCAGTGATTTTTCGTTCCATGCAATCGGAGTGCCGCAGCCAAACCAAGAAAAGGATTTGGGGCGCTTCTATGCATCGGGAGACCCAAAGGACCGATACAAGTTTAGGACCCCCCCGCTAAGAAACGTGACTTTAACCGCACCGTTTTTTCATAACGGTTATTCCGAAAGTCTGACTGATGCGATTGTTCAGCACCTATCACCTTATCGCCAGGCAAAAGCGTACACTAAAACGGGCTCTCATTTGATGCATAAAGGAGAAATTGAAGCAATATCGCCGCTGGTCGGTACGCCTAACTATGTAACAGAAACCCAAGTCAAACTCATCGTAGAATTTCTTTTCACGCTCGAAGACAAGACAGCAGGTTCACTGTCTTCAGAGCCGGATAGCGTTCCAAGCGGGTTCTTTGTAAATTCGGGCGATGAATAA
- the hxsB gene encoding His-Xaa-Ser system radical SAM maturase HxsB, protein MDNVFSPFRFREISENKTLLVNEVGDFDFFESDVVRKILSGHLSDEQAKKLSDLKILLSGEDDWRFTALASRARQNIGKRADRLSYMLIVPTLRCDLACSYCQVSRASENAVGFDLEEQQIELLETFWSQHASNSVKIEFQGGEPTLRPDLLNEIITRAEKHFDQVEFAICTNLMNLTPEVEELLSNPKMHISTSIDGPTNLMALNRTGTTESAQKFFENLTYIMRKYGSDKVSALPTIPTQAYDQIEEIIDFYRELGLSSIFLRPVNYMGFARKKHATSLEGTENWNQAYFRALQKIMEINKTEFFEEFYASMIFQKILGASGINYVDCRSPNRYFEDYCVIDYDGSIYPTDEARMLSRTKQVDLKIGEIGGKIDEDKLSTLNMNSINEVHSDCVHCAYGPFCGVDLVDDLSRYGRIDTPKTSTAFCKRHMGLFDLIFEKIAEQDREWLDPLMTWAFRKNGAHAPFEALYD, encoded by the coding sequence ATGGATAACGTTTTCAGCCCATTTCGTTTTCGTGAAATCAGCGAAAATAAGACCCTTTTGGTGAATGAAGTCGGTGATTTTGATTTTTTTGAGTCAGATGTCGTTCGAAAAATTTTGAGCGGTCATTTATCTGACGAACAAGCAAAAAAACTTAGTGATCTTAAAATTCTGCTCTCAGGCGAGGACGACTGGCGATTCACGGCTCTTGCAAGTCGAGCAAGACAGAATATTGGAAAGAGAGCCGATCGTCTTTCGTACATGTTAATCGTTCCTACGCTACGTTGTGACTTGGCCTGTTCCTATTGCCAGGTATCCCGAGCTTCCGAGAATGCCGTAGGCTTTGACTTAGAAGAACAACAGATTGAACTGTTAGAGACTTTCTGGAGCCAGCACGCCAGCAATAGCGTAAAGATCGAGTTCCAAGGCGGTGAACCGACTCTTAGGCCTGATCTTTTGAATGAGATTATTACCAGAGCCGAGAAGCATTTTGATCAAGTCGAATTCGCTATTTGTACAAACTTGATGAACCTTACTCCTGAGGTCGAGGAACTACTGTCGAACCCCAAGATGCACATCAGCACCTCAATAGATGGGCCGACAAACTTAATGGCGCTTAACAGAACAGGAACAACGGAAAGTGCTCAAAAGTTTTTTGAAAACCTAACATACATCATGAGGAAATACGGTTCCGACAAGGTTTCGGCACTGCCTACGATTCCCACGCAAGCATATGACCAAATTGAAGAAATCATAGATTTCTACAGAGAGCTTGGACTTAGTTCCATTTTCTTGAGGCCAGTCAATTACATGGGCTTTGCAAGAAAAAAACATGCGACTTCACTTGAAGGAACGGAAAACTGGAACCAGGCTTATTTTCGAGCTCTTCAGAAGATCATGGAAATAAACAAAACGGAGTTCTTTGAAGAGTTTTATGCGTCAATGATTTTCCAAAAAATCTTAGGAGCGTCAGGAATAAACTACGTCGATTGCCGTTCTCCAAACAGATATTTTGAAGACTATTGCGTGATTGATTACGATGGCTCGATATATCCAACCGATGAAGCCCGTATGTTATCGCGAACTAAGCAAGTTGATCTAAAGATTGGCGAAATTGGCGGTAAGATTGACGAAGACAAGCTCTCGACCCTGAATATGAACTCGATCAATGAGGTTCATTCTGATTGTGTACACTGTGCTTACGGACCATTCTGTGGTGTGGATCTAGTGGACGATCTTTCTCGGTATGGTCGAATTGACACGCCTAAGACTTCTACCGCATTCTGTAAAAGACACATGGGACTATTCGATCTGATTTTCGAGAAGATTGCAGAGCAGGACAGGGAATGGCTTGATCCGCTTATGACTTGGGCCTTCCGAAAAAATGGCGCACATGCGCCGTTTGAGGCGTTGTATGATTAA
- the hxsC gene encoding His-Xaa-Ser system radical SAM maturase HxsC encodes MINLQLPIECSLQNSGPFVCRVEMPSENRFGEKGLALETDGKDGSVGNFEGLKIFFPGVKAEELYGDVLLVVPGHQTASRLIRCNSHHNTLLFTEQCDQLCVMCSQPPKRINDQWRLPFYKEAVRLADEGIPIGISGGEPTLQRDLFFDLLEDIVSSRPDIKLHILTNGQHFRDEDVPTLRRLNEECDILWGVPLYAPEAESHDRIVFKDGAFEVLMPNLFRLASAKAKIELRTVLTGMNYPQLPSLANFISKNLFFLKVWAIMGLEPTGFAKAFREDLFVDHSVFFEPLEHALDIAKLRRIPTTLYNIPLCTVPPQYRKYCADTISDWKKKYLPECAPCEKRDSCSGFFEWYNESWRFEEINPLSAKGESL; translated from the coding sequence ATGATTAACCTCCAACTACCGATCGAGTGCAGCCTGCAAAACTCAGGGCCTTTTGTTTGCCGCGTCGAAATGCCATCCGAGAACCGATTTGGTGAAAAGGGCTTGGCGCTAGAGACAGATGGAAAGGATGGCTCCGTTGGCAACTTCGAGGGTTTGAAGATTTTCTTCCCAGGAGTTAAGGCCGAGGAACTCTACGGAGATGTTCTTCTGGTTGTTCCCGGACATCAAACGGCTTCTCGGTTGATACGGTGCAATAGCCACCACAACACGCTCTTGTTTACCGAACAGTGCGATCAGCTATGCGTAATGTGCAGCCAACCGCCGAAGCGTATAAACGACCAGTGGAGACTTCCATTCTACAAGGAAGCGGTTCGCCTTGCTGATGAAGGAATTCCAATTGGAATATCGGGTGGCGAGCCTACTCTGCAAAGAGATCTTTTTTTCGATTTGCTCGAAGACATCGTATCTTCTCGACCAGACATCAAGTTGCATATTCTGACAAATGGCCAGCATTTTCGGGACGAGGATGTACCAACGCTGAGACGCCTCAATGAAGAGTGTGATATTCTTTGGGGTGTTCCTCTCTACGCGCCTGAAGCTGAAAGTCATGACCGAATTGTGTTCAAGGACGGTGCCTTCGAAGTACTAATGCCCAATTTATTTAGGTTGGCTTCTGCGAAGGCGAAAATTGAACTTAGGACGGTCCTGACCGGAATGAACTATCCCCAGCTGCCTAGCTTGGCAAACTTTATATCGAAGAACCTTTTCTTCCTAAAAGTCTGGGCGATCATGGGCTTAGAGCCAACGGGGTTTGCTAAGGCCTTTAGAGAAGACTTGTTTGTCGATCATTCAGTCTTTTTTGAGCCGCTAGAACACGCGTTAGACATCGCAAAGTTAAGGCGTATCCCGACCACTCTGTACAACATTCCGCTCTGCACAGTGCCGCCCCAGTATCGAAAGTACTGCGCGGATACTATCTCAGATTGGAAAAAGAAATACCTGCCGGAATGTGCTCCATGTGAGAAACGGGACTCTTGTTCTGGTTTCTTTGAGTGGTACAATGAGTCTTGGCGGTTTGAAGAGATCAACCCGCTCTCGGCCAAAGGAGAATCTCTATGA
- a CDS encoding peptidoglycan-binding protein, with product MSSRKFIVPTMLSAGLVPASSVVHADTGPISATKSLIDDIVHHAVSITELNEYDLSAHSSHQSHQSHGSHSSHRSYHRPEAPSDGITYAPSSENGDALQISGRNESSTPRSAVLPRSPSTARKPKILTGNTKKFGEIVSKVQIALLAEGYEVGTPNGELHSRTIAAVYKFQRNSGLVPSGKLEADTLNLLGIVAN from the coding sequence ATGAGTTCCAGAAAATTTATCGTTCCCACAATGCTCTCAGCCGGTCTAGTACCTGCATCATCAGTAGTACATGCGGACACCGGACCAATTTCTGCTACCAAGAGTCTAATAGACGATATTGTCCATCACGCTGTTTCAATTACTGAGCTCAATGAGTACGATCTTTCTGCACATAGCTCGCATCAAAGCCACCAGTCTCACGGTTCACACTCGAGCCACCGTTCCTATCATCGGCCAGAAGCTCCCAGCGATGGAATAACTTACGCTCCTTCAAGCGAGAACGGCGATGCATTGCAAATTTCTGGCAGAAACGAAAGCAGCACACCTCGTTCTGCAGTGCTCCCAAGGAGTCCCAGTACGGCTAGAAAGCCAAAAATTCTTACAGGGAATACCAAAAAATTCGGCGAGATAGTCTCTAAAGTACAGATAGCATTACTTGCCGAAGGCTACGAAGTGGGTACGCCTAACGGTGAGTTACATTCACGGACGATTGCAGCGGTTTATAAATTCCAACGTAATTCAGGTCTGGTGCCTTCGGGAAAGCTTGAGGCAGATACACTCAATCTTCTTGGCATAGTTGCCAACTAG
- a CDS encoding TIGR03982 family His-Xaa-Ser system protein, which produces MNRVLLVGIFALTLTYGIIEYLVPPLAAQIYRQEYQEAMFQCDHVMREHFIAKKAVEFDPSDITITNLEAAEIGLLSCQEYDKLRKKLSAMGVSESHLGLLGLEALEANAKDVRRFVEIHEIRY; this is translated from the coding sequence ATGAACCGGGTTTTGCTTGTTGGTATATTTGCTCTGACGTTGACCTACGGGATTATCGAGTACTTGGTGCCTCCTTTAGCTGCCCAAATCTACAGACAGGAATATCAGGAAGCGATGTTCCAGTGCGATCACGTGATGCGAGAACACTTCATTGCCAAAAAAGCAGTCGAATTTGATCCTAGCGATATTACTATCACGAATTTAGAGGCAGCAGAGATAGGGCTTCTATCTTGCCAAGAATACGACAAACTACGAAAAAAACTAAGTGCGATGGGCGTGTCGGAGTCACATTTGGGGCTCCTTGGTCTTGAGGCTCTCGAGGCTAATGCAAAGGACGTAAGACGGTTTGTCGAAATACATGAAATTCGCTATTAG
- a CDS encoding His-Xaa-Ser system-associated MauG-like protein: MSKYMKFAISTTIGLVLLAGQALSDVRHEVLRNALVNNGLQPTVDKPLSELGELGKEFFQAEALSLNGEISCQQCHLREFGSGDGIPVSAGLSSQGKGRERVESAYRFLPRNSLALWGRGAEDFNTFFWDGRVDASSGSVVSQFGGSPPSDDPLIVAVHLPPVETVEMLDFDEVVQRYLQEDADLASGLYAAIVENLRVKEPNLIAELATISSKSVDAVEFVDVAQSISAFIEEEFNIHETDLHRFVFQGGELSEPEINGGLIFYGKGRCVSCHNGPHFSDLNLHAIPFPQLGQGRNGFGIDYGQFNVTHDPADLYKFRTPPLWDVGNTAPYGHSGSVATLEEAIVAHFDPLRLVAPSQMAKLERHEFYKAIAASGENLLSISYLEDSEINDLISFLRLLDQPAE; encoded by the coding sequence TTGTCGAAATACATGAAATTCGCTATTAGCACTACGATTGGGTTGGTACTTCTTGCTGGCCAAGCCTTATCCGATGTGCGGCACGAGGTACTCCGAAATGCGCTGGTCAATAATGGATTGCAGCCAACGGTGGACAAGCCACTCTCCGAATTAGGAGAATTAGGCAAAGAGTTCTTTCAAGCCGAGGCGCTTAGTCTCAATGGTGAAATATCCTGCCAACAGTGTCACTTGCGCGAATTCGGTAGCGGTGACGGTATCCCGGTGTCTGCAGGATTATCCAGTCAAGGCAAAGGACGCGAACGCGTAGAAAGCGCTTATCGGTTTCTACCTAGAAATTCTCTAGCCCTTTGGGGACGTGGCGCTGAAGACTTCAATACTTTCTTCTGGGATGGTCGAGTAGATGCAAGTTCCGGTTCGGTGGTAAGTCAGTTTGGTGGCTCCCCTCCTTCGGATGACCCACTGATTGTGGCCGTCCACTTACCTCCTGTAGAGACCGTCGAAATGCTAGACTTCGACGAAGTAGTACAAAGATACCTTCAGGAAGACGCAGACTTAGCATCCGGCTTGTATGCTGCGATTGTTGAGAACCTTAGGGTGAAAGAGCCAAACCTTATCGCCGAACTAGCTACAATATCTTCAAAGTCGGTGGACGCGGTTGAGTTTGTAGATGTTGCACAAAGTATCTCTGCCTTCATTGAAGAGGAGTTCAATATTCACGAAACGGACCTTCACAGGTTTGTCTTTCAAGGGGGGGAGCTATCGGAGCCAGAAATTAATGGAGGTTTGATCTTCTACGGCAAAGGTAGGTGCGTTTCGTGTCATAACGGCCCACATTTCTCCGACTTAAATCTTCACGCAATACCTTTTCCGCAACTTGGCCAAGGCCGCAACGGCTTCGGTATCGATTACGGACAGTTCAACGTAACGCACGACCCGGCTGACTTGTACAAATTTCGAACTCCACCATTGTGGGACGTAGGAAACACTGCACCATACGGTCATTCTGGCAGCGTTGCCACTTTAGAAGAAGCAATTGTAGCTCACTTTGATCCGCTGAGATTAGTTGCTCCTTCGCAAATGGCGAAACTGGAGCGTCACGAGTTTTACAAGGCAATTGCCGCCTCAGGAGAGAATCTTCTAAGCATTAGCTACCTAGAAGATTCCGAAATAAATGACCTGATCAGCTTCTTAAGACTTCTAGATCAACCCGCTGAGTAA